The Planctomycetaceae bacterium genome contains the following window.
AGATTGCCTCACGACTCTCTTTCAAACACGGATGGAAGAAACCAACAACCAGGCCGGCGCTTCCGCCAACACCCGGTCGGGAAGTTGTATCACACGAATAGCGTTGTCATGGCGAGTGACATACAGCGCAGCGGAAATCGGCGTCAATGCCCGGTTGCCAGGCCGCCTCACGGGACACGCGTTGTCACGGCCGCTGACACACAGCACAGACCGAACCCGCACGCGGCGAGTTGCCTTCGTCGGAGCCGGCCGTCGATCGCTCGCCCATCCGGCGATCGATGGCCGGTGACAGAGAAGGCAACGCTGCCTTTGCCGGAAGGCCCGAGCAAGCCCGTTGCCCTGCGATTCCGTTCCCGTCAATTTACTCATACCGGTTATGATGCAACCGGCAACCGAACCCTGATGGCGAATGCCACGGGGCGGTACACGTCTTACTACGACGGCATCGGACAGACGATGGTGGCGGCACTTCCGAACAGCAAGATGGTCACCTACGCCTGGGACGAAGTCGCCACTGGCCTCCGAAGTGGTCTATCACGATTTGGCATGCGACAATGACTAGATTCACGCGTCCAACACTTTACGTGCTGTCGTTCCTATTGATAAGCTCGGTCATTGCTTCAATGCAGATTGATGACAATCGCGATGCTGCAACGCAAGTTGATGGCAAGCACGCTGTTGCAATGCAGATTAGTGACAAGCGCGCTGAGATACCCAAGAACTTGTCGCTTAATCGTGGGGTGAAGGCAGTTGGTGGGGCAGTCGATTTGACAGGAACTGGTAAAGCGCAGGTAACCCTTGTCGTTGTGCTGGATGAAGGATGGGATACATTTGGCTTTCATCCGAGTGAAGGAATTGAGATTGCGAACAGGGTTCGGTTTTTTCTTCCGGACGGAGTGGAGTTATTAGGAAATCTGTCAGTGACATCTCGCGCGACAACTGACGATAAGTACGGTGTCTTTGGCAATCTAACTCCCCGATATTCCGGGGTCATCGAGATTAGGCAGGATCTTTCCGTTGACGAGTCGATCATAGACTTTTCCGGTATGACGGTCACCGGACGACTCTATTGCCAGGTGAATCGACTGACTCCACCCTGGTCGTTGGCAACGCGTACGCCGTTTGTTCTTTTCTTTCGCAATCCGCTTGGCGTAAGAGGCGTTGTTGCGACACCGTCGGCTCCGAAGCCAACGCAGGGAGTCGAAGGAGATGAAGTGAGGTGAACGTAAAGACGCAGCAAGCAGTGACTTAGGATCCGTGCGCAAATAACGTGCGCGTTATTTGCGCACGGATCCTTACAGCCAACTGCTCCTTCAGAGCGATTCAAGCAATTGGTTCAGAGGCAAGAAGTTTCTGCTCGCATCGTAGAGCCTTGTGTGGAGTGAAGCAGTGGGCAATCGGGGGGTGGCAGTTGAGCGGTGCAAGAAATGTATCTATCTCTTTATACTTCTGGTTGCACAAACAGTGGTCACATCAGGAATCGCCATTCGTCGAGGTAGTGCTATAGTGAACTTGCCTGAGGTTATTCCTCTGAGTCTAAAGATGCTTGTGCTGGTAATTGAAGTATTTCTGTTTGACCTCTACGTTTGCCGGAGCACTTCAAGAATGGCGCTCCTCAATATCGCTTTTGTTGGATTGACAGTTGCGGTAGTTCTGCATCTGCCAATGGCTACTGTTGTCCTTCATGCAGTGTCGGAGGAAGGGTTCATTGTTATTTCATTTAGTGCTGTTCACTGTGCAAGAATCATTGCAGAGGAGCGCCGGGTGGCCCGACCGCCTGTTCAAGGCGGTTGGGTGCCGCAGGCACAAGATGACTCACCATCCGCAGTCAATTCAATCTCCAGCCCTCATGGCTGATTGAGCCCAGGGAACAGACATCCTGTCGCTGCGCGACCCAACCGGTGCGAAACCGGGGCATCCGAAACCGGAGTCGAAACACAGGGCCAGCGACTGTCTTGAACGGAATCAACTCATGAGATGGCATCTTTCTGAAGAATGTCGTTGGCGGATGGAACGGCGGGTGCGCTTGATGGATTTTCTGAGGCATGGCGACGAGTTCGCTGAGACTGGCTGAAAAAGTGTCTCTGCCGAACAGTCGCTCGGCAGGGAGTGCGGGAGCTGCCAGTCGTGGCTGGCTCACTCGCGTGGTGTCGCTCCTCCGGGGCTCATCGGACGATTTGCTGACGATCCGGTGGCTCGCCCACAATGGTACTGGATTTCGGGAGAGCCGCTTCGTGGTGCAACCTCCAACGTTCATCGCGGCTCAGCAGGAGCTTCGCCCTCCCAAGTCAGACACGTCATCACAGATCGAGCGGCATTGGGCTCGCGCCACCGGCTAAGGTTGTGTCGGCCCGCCGGGCCTGAATAGCAGTTGGACAGACACGCCATTTCCCGAATGATCCAATTCGTGCGAGAGGTCGTCAGAGCGGGGTGTTTGGTTTGCGGTTTGGCAGCAGTGGCTGGCGGCAGTTGTCGGATGGACTTCGGCGGTGGATCGTCGAGGTGAGAATTCCTGCGGTGGCATCGGGAGAAGCATCGTGGAGCGTGGGTCGGTGACATTGCCTGAGTGTTCTCACCGCACGGACGTTGCTGAGTCTGTGGTGTATCACTGTTCGCATTCGCTGGTCCGGGCGGCCCGCGGGATGGTTACGGCGGAGATCTGCGGGCTGTGCAGTGTTCGCGAACGTCCGTCGCAGCCGGTTTCGGGCGACGGGAAGCCGCGGCGTCCGTTGCGGATGTGGAAGCAGGCGTTGAATGTGAACTTCGCTGTCGATACTTGACAGGCACACAGCGGTTTGCCAGTATTCCGCGTCTTCGTCGGCTGCTCCGACGGTCGCAAGTTCCTGCTGTTTCTGAATTTCCGCTGTTTCGGACGATTTTCTGTCATGGCCGTTCCCAAGAGAAGAACCTCGAAATCGCGCAAACGGATGCGCCGCAGTCACCACGCCGTGAAGCCGATCCAGCTTGCGAAATGTTCACAGTGCGGAACGTCCGTGCCGACGCATGTCGTCTGCCCCACGTGCGGCTATTATCAGGGCCGAACGGTCGTCAGTGACGACGAGGATTAGCGGCGATGCGAGTGGCGCTTGACGCGATGGGGGGCGATGACGCTCCCGCGCCCAATGTTCAGGGCGCTATGGAAGCGGTTGCTCGCAACGAAAACCTGGAAGTCGTTCTCGTCGGCGACCGGCCGGCTCTGGAGGCGCTGCGGCAGCAGTTCGGGTGCACGTCGGACAGGATCACGATTGAGCAATCCGACGGCGTGGTGGGAATGCATGAAAAGCCCACCGTTGCTCTGCGCGAGAAGCCCAATTGTTCGATTGCCCGCTGCTGGCAGTTGATGGCGGGCAAGGACGTTGATGCGGTCGTCAGTGCGGGGAACACGGGAGCCGTTGTCGCGGCCGGGCTGAGGACTCGCCTGTTTCTGAAGGGAGTCAAGCGGCCGGGGATCGCCGTCACTCTGCCCAACATGAAGGGCAGCAGCGTGCTGATTGACGTCGGAGCCAACCCGGCGGCTCGCCCGGAGCACCTGGTTCAGTACGGCGTGATGGGCAGCATCTATGCTCGCGAGATTCTGGGAATCGAAACGCCTCGCATCGGCCTGATGAACATCGGCAGCGAAGAGGGCAAGGGCACGGATTTGTACCGGGAAACTCATCGTTATCTGACGGGCTCACGACTGAAAGATCGCTACATCGGCAACGTGGAAGGCCGCGGCGTGTATCAGGGCGAAGCAGATGTTCTGATTTGCGAAGGGTTCGTCGGCAACATTGTGCTGAAGGTCAGTGAAGGCATGGCGGAATTCATGATGAAAACCGTCGCGGGAACTCTGATGTCAGCCCTCAGTGACGAACGCGACCGCGCGAAGGAAGTGATGGCGCAGCTGATGCAGAAGTACCGGTATCAGGAATCCGGAGGAGCACCGCTGCTGGGCATCGACGGGACCTGCATCATCTGCCACGGTTCCAGCGATTCCGATTCGATCCGCAACGCTTTGAAGATGACTCTGGAAATGAAGGCTCACCACATCAATTCGCAGATTGTTGAGCAACTGGCCGTTCAGACGGTGCCGGCCGAATAGCCACTGGCGGCGCGCGATGCTTCAGCCGGACTGCGTCGGCGCGCGGTGCTGACATGCGATGTCGCGATGAAGTGAAGGGACCGCAACGTTGTCAAAGATCGCATTCCTGTTTCCCGGCCAGGGAGCACAGCATGTCGGCATGGGCCGGCAGATGTCGCAGCAGTATCCGAAGGTCCGCGAACTGTATGACCGTGCCGCGGAGATTCTGGGTTACGACCTTGCGAAGCTGTGTTTTGAAGGTCCGGCAGGAACTGGATTCGACAATCATCAGCCAGCCGGCGATCTTTTGTGACGAGTCTGGCGGCCTTGGAAAAGCTGCGAGCCGATTCGCCGGACGTCGTTCTTAGCTGTGAAATGGCGGCGGGGCTGAGTCTGGGGGAATACACGGCTCTGGTGTTTTCCGGCGCGATGTCGTTCGAAGACGGCCTGAAGGTTGTGCAGCGGCGCGGGCAGGCGATGCAGGCGGCCGCCGACGCCACGCCTTCCGGGATGGTCAGCATTCTGCTGCTGAATCGCGATCAGGTGCAGCAGATTTGTGAAGAAGCGTCGGGGCACGGTCCGCTGCAGATCGCCAACTATCTGTGTCCCGGAAATCTTGTCGTCAGCGGTTCCAACGCAGCCTGCATTCGCGCGGCGGAACTGGCGGACGCGGCCGGCGGGCGAGCGATGCCGCTGGCGGTGGCGGGAGCCTTCCACACGTCGATCATGAAGCCCGCCGACGAAGAGCTGGCCGAGGCGCTGCGCCACGTCGAAATCCGATCACCCGAAATTCCCGTCGTGTCCAACGTGGACGCGGAGATCCACTCCGATCCCGATGAAATTCGTGACATCCTGATTCAGCAGGTGATTCACCCGGTTCGCTGGGAAGATTCGCTGAACCGAATGATCGAAGCCGGTTGTTCCGAATTCTATGAACTCGGTCCGGGCAAAGTTCTGAAGGGACTGCTGAAGCGGGTCAGCCGCAAGATGCCGTGCACGACCATCAACGATTCTCCCGAAGCGTGAGCGTGTCGGGCTCTGAACGGTGATTCGGGGTCGCGGTTCGTAGACATTGGCATCCGCCGGAGATCGCGGAAGCCGCGAGGTCGGCTGGCTCAGCGCATCGTGGCGAATGGTGAGCGTGGAGAAAGATCGTGAAGTGGAGTCTGCCGGCGTTCGGTGATTCGCGCATCGGCGGCGGGTCGGCCGGTGTCGAGAAACCCGTATCTCCGGGCATGGGTCGGGTTTACACGAATTCCCAAACCCGGTATATGTTCCCGGCTGTGCGGCTGCGGACAGGTTCCGCAATCGTCAGTGTGCCTTTGTGTCGCAGTTTTGAAGTGCAGTTTCCGGCAAGTCGCCGCAATTCATTGTCGACAGTCGAATTCCTGACGGGAGGATGTCTCAGTGTCCGTTGAAGAAAAGGTGTTTGGGATCGTCAGCGATCAGCTTGATGCTCCGAAAGAGGACGTCACGCGCGAAAGTTCCTTCGTGGATGACCTGAAGGCCGATTCGCTCGATATTGTCGAACTGGTGATGGCGCTGGAAGACGAGTTCGACATCAAGATCCCGGATGAGGACTACGACAAGATCAAGACCGTCGGCGACGTCATCACTTATATCGAGGCGAAGTCCTGATAGATGTCCCGTCGACGGGTTGTAGTCACCGGCACGTCGGTCGTCACATCCCTGGGTTGCGATGTCGACGAAGTCTGGCGGCTGATTTGCGACGGCCACAGCGGTGTCCGCCCCGTTCGGCGATTTGACTGCAGTGAATCGCGCGTGAAATTCGGCGGCGAAGTCCGCGACTTCGATCCCTGCGCTTACATGACGCTGGAAAGCCGCGAACTTCGCCGCATGGACCGGTTCTGCCAGTTCGCGATGGTGGCTTCACACCACGCGATCATTCAGGCCGGGATCGACTTCACTCAGGGCGATCCGTACCGCTTTGGAGTTCTCGTCGGCAGCGGCATCGGCGGTCTGGATGAGATCGAAGCGCAGCACAGCCGGCTGTTCGATCGCGGTCCCGAACGCATCTCCGCGTTCATGATTCCCAAGCTGATGATCAATGCCGCCAGCGGAAACATTTCCGTGCGGTGGGGTCTGCGGGGACCGAATTCCGCGGTCGCCACAGCCTGCGCTTCGGGAACGAACGCGATCGGTGACGCCTATCGACTGATTCGATCCGGGCTGGCCGACGTCATGGTCACCGGCGGCAGCGAAGCGCCGCTGACGCCGATGGGGCTGTTCGGCTTCGCTCGCATGAACGCCCTGTCGACTCGCAATGACGCCCCGGAACTCGCCAGCCGGCCCTTCGATCGCGACCGCGACGGCTTCGTTCTGTCCGAAGGCGCGG
Protein-coding sequences here:
- the rpmF gene encoding 50S ribosomal protein L32; its protein translation is MAVPKRRTSKSRKRMRRSHHAVKPIQLAKCSQCGTSVPTHVVCPTCGYYQGRTVVSDDED
- the plsX gene encoding phosphate acyltransferase PlsX produces the protein MRVALDAMGGDDAPAPNVQGAMEAVARNENLEVVLVGDRPALEALRQQFGCTSDRITIEQSDGVVGMHEKPTVALREKPNCSIARCWQLMAGKDVDAVVSAGNTGAVVAAGLRTRLFLKGVKRPGIAVTLPNMKGSSVLIDVGANPAARPEHLVQYGVMGSIYAREILGIETPRIGLMNIGSEEGKGTDLYRETHRYLTGSRLKDRYIGNVEGRGVYQGEADVLICEGFVGNIVLKVSEGMAEFMMKTVAGTLMSALSDERDRAKEVMAQLMQKYRYQESGGAPLLGIDGTCIICHGSSDSDSIRNALKMTLEMKAHHINSQIVEQLAVQTVPAE
- a CDS encoding acyltransferase domain-containing protein yields the protein MEKLRADSPDVVLSCEMAAGLSLGEYTALVFSGAMSFEDGLKVVQRRGQAMQAAADATPSGMVSILLLNRDQVQQICEEASGHGPLQIANYLCPGNLVVSGSNAACIRAAELADAAGGRAMPLAVAGAFHTSIMKPADEELAEALRHVEIRSPEIPVVSNVDAEIHSDPDEIRDILIQQVIHPVRWEDSLNRMIEAGCSEFYELGPGKVLKGLLKRVSRKMPCTTINDSPEA
- the acpP gene encoding acyl carrier protein translates to MSVEEKVFGIVSDQLDAPKEDVTRESSFVDDLKADSLDIVELVMALEDEFDIKIPDEDYDKIKTVGDVITYIEAKS
- the fabF gene encoding beta-ketoacyl-ACP synthase II, which encodes MSRRRVVVTGTSVVTSLGCDVDEVWRLICDGHSGVRPVRRFDCSESRVKFGGEVRDFDPCAYMTLESRELRRMDRFCQFAMVASHHAIIQAGIDFTQGDPYRFGVLVGSGIGGLDEIEAQHSRLFDRGPERISAFMIPKLMINAASGNISVRWGLRGPNSAVATACASGTNAIGDAYRLIRSGLADVMVTGGSEAPLTPMGLFGFARMNALSTRNDAPELASRPFDRDRDGFVLSEGAGIVVLEEFEFAKQRGAAILAEVAGYGLSGDARHMTAPDADGTSAAQAMRNAIADAELPTDAIDYVNTHGTSTPLGDLAESTAIRAVFGSHVKSLAVSSTKSQLGHLLGASGGVEVVFCVKALQTQTAPPTINLDHPAEGCDLDYVPHTARNMPIRYTLKNSFGFGGHNACLVLGRP